GGCTGCCGCCGCTGGTCCTTTTTAGTGGCCATGGCGGCGACTGGGATCGTTATCTGGGTGCCCTCTATGCCTGGTTCAAGCAGGACTTCGTCGACACCAAGCCAATCTTTCAAGGGAGACGGCTCGGCCTGAAACGGCACCCCATGACCCACGGCAAAGAGGCGACCTTCTGGCACATGATTCAAGAGGGTGAGGTGGAGGAAGAACGGACCCCGGATTTCAGGCGTTGCGAGCGTATCCGCTGGCCAAAGCCGATTATCGAGCGGGACACGGACCCGGCAATCAAGGTCTGGCGTAACCGGCGAGGCAGGGAGGAACGGGTGTGTTTGTGGCTGGTGCAGGAAAGCTACCTGGTCATTCTGGCGGATCGCGGGGATTACATTCTGCCGTGGACGGCCTATCTGGTTGAACAGCCGCACCGGCAACGGAAATTGCGGAAGGAATATGAGGAATACTGGCGAAACCAAGGCTCAAAAAGCTGAAGCCGCCCCGGGGGACGGCTTCGTTACTCCTTCTACACGTGGTAGATGAGCTGCTTTGAAGTTTGACACAACCAGTCAAAATGTCAAGCTTTTCGGGTAGGCGCGTATAGCTAGACTTGAGATTCAATGGAATCAGGGATTTAGGGCAGGCAATAACGCATCCAAGCCATGGGTACCACCAACCCAGGCCTGTCGTTGGTAAAAACCGACCGCTTTCTTGACAGCCCGCCGAAATCCCGCAATGAAGTACTATCCCCCTTCACACGGCGCATCGGCGTCTGTGGGGAACGCGGTAGCGGGGTCGATAGGGTTGTGAATTCTACCAACTCCCTGCCCCACTGTTTGAAACCACTGACGAACAAGCCAGGGCGGTTCTTTTTTCCCATCGTGAATTCTGGGCATGGATAAGGAAGACCGAATTTGTGCTTGCTACTTGCATGTTTGCCTTTGTTATGTCCAACAGGATTTCATGACCACTACCACCCTGCGGGAACGGTTCGGGATCGAAGAAAAGAACAGCTCCATGGCGTCAAGGATCATCAGGGATGCCATTGAGAATGGACTGTTTCGCTGTCACGATGAAGCCGTCGGCAGTAAGGCCAGGAAATACCTGACCTGGTGGGCTTGGTGATGTCTGCCAATTTGCTTGACAGGGTTTCTTGAGGACTTTTACTCCTGTAAACTGAATACCTGATTCGCATAAAATTGAAAAACGAAAAATCCCGCCTAAGTCGGAAAAAAATCGGCCTAAGTCGGAAAAAATTGAGTTAGGGAAATCAAATAAATAAAAACAGGGAAAATTTTTCTGGGTTTTTTCCGACTTGTGTGGGATTTTTTTGGACTTAGGCCGGATTTTTTGATTCTGGATATTGTGACGATCAAATCGAAAAAATGGTTTAAAGGCCCCCTTTCCCTTTGAAGATATGAAGTGTTTACAAAGGGGGAGGCCGGTTGCCACACTCAGTGTGGCAAATGGTGGTAGATTTTACCTAGTGTGGCAAATGGCTGCTCCTAACAGGGAAGGACAAAACCGTTTTCCATCAGTTTGCCAAATTAAGTGTGGCAAACACTATGGTCATTGCCACACTAGGGGCCAAGGTTTCGCACTTTCAGAACCCTCCCTAGTGTGGCAAACGACATGTCATTTGCCAAACAGATAATAAGTGTGGAAAAGAAGCAGATGGAGGGCGGGAAAAAACATGGAAATCAATCGGGGGATTTTCGATTCATATGACTATATTTCTCGGTATTGCTGCAGACGGCTTTTTACGGGTGTGTAAGGGATTTTGGTTTGGATGAACCCATCTCCTCAAACAGAACCAGTGCATCCGATGATTGATCAAAGCGGAACATCCCCACACCGTTTCTCCCGCCCGCTTGTTGCCGCGGCCATCGCCTCTTCTGTCATCGCACTGGCGCACACCATGGGCCTGAAGGTTGTTGGTGAAGGCATTGAGATGGAGGAACAACACCAGTTTCTGAAAGAGAAGGGCTGTGATATGGGGCAAGGATACCTGTTCAGTCGCCCCCTGCCAGCCGAGGAAGTTGTTTTGGCCATTCACCCAATGGAAAGATAGGGACGAGAGAAAAACGGCAGGGATCGTTGAATTGTAGGTTTGTCTTTCCTTTTTATTTGCCACGAAACTTAGGATGATCCGGATCAAAAAAATCAGGACTTTTTTCAGACGTAGGCCAGGTTTTTTTGAAGGGATTCCAGAGATGACGATCGGACTCTTGTTACGGCAATAATCTGTTCCCCATGTTTGCTGAAGCCAGATAAAGGCCGAAAATACACCTAGAATGATTTCGCTTTGGAAAGAGGCACAAAATGGCCAAGTACGGATTCCGGTTCTTGTGGAGCGATGAAGACAGCGGATTTATAGTAACCTGTCCAGATTTCCCAGGGTTTTCTGCGTTCGGAGAGACGACCGAAAATGCTCTTGAAGAAGCAAACATCGCACTTGATCTTCTCGTTGAGTCTCTTCGGACCGCAGGAACGGCCCTCCCCGAGCCCACAAAGGCTGCCGATTATAGTGGCCAGGTGCGACTTAGAATGCCCAAAAGCCTGCACCGCTCTTTGGTTCAAAGAGCTGAAATGGAAGGCGTGTCTCTAAATACCTGGTTGATTACTCTTCTCTCCGAACGTAATGCGGCTAGATGAAATAGAAGCCTTGAGAAAATAATGGGTATTGGTCTATGTAGGGTTTGACGATTTTTTACTGTCTGCGGTGAGACGTCAACCCGCCTTGACAATCGCTGATGATTGATATAGTTCTGTCCTGTAGGCTCGGATTGGCTCCCTCCTGAACTTTGTTGGTCAGTGCAAACCGCCGAGTATTTACCCAGAAAAGCCCGGATCTCCGGGCTTTTCTGTTTGTGAGCACCTTACCCTCCTTTTCCTCAAAACCGCTCTGGAAAAAGAGTCTTTTTGAGTCCCCGAACCAGCAATTTCACTCCTCTTCGATCACAGGAACATACTGGCCAGTCCTGAAAGGCTTTGGCTGTGCGCGCGAGGCATTGCGCGTAGCGCCTTGACTGGTGCACTAAATAACCAAAGTCCCTGCCAAAATAATGGGGACTTTGTCAGCGGCCTGGGGGACTTAACAGGCCTTTCCCTTAATATTTCGATAAACAAGGGGTGATATGATGATTTCAGGAAGATGGAAAAAGGAAAGGTTGCCACAGTAAATGTGGCAAACAAGTGCCAATTTTCCATACTGTGGCAAACAGGCAGCAACGCCAGTCTGTAAGGGCAAAAAGTCCCCAAAAAAGCTATCTTGCCCAATCGTTCATAACGAAGGTCTTGCCACAGTAAATGTGGCAAACAGGTGCCGATTTTCCCTACTGTGGCAAAAAGATAGCCCTAGACAGGGAAGGAGTCCGCAGTTTGTTGCTACTTTTCCAAATATAATGTGGCAAACATGCTAGATTTTGCCACATTAGGCCAATTTTTCTGATATGCCAGAAACTTCCCTAATGTGGCAAACGGCATGTTATTTGCCAAAAAGATAATGAATGTGGAAAAGGGCGAAAATGAGATACTTGGAAAAAACAGTTGAGGCATCAAACCAGTCCCTCCAAGTTTTGATTGAAAAAGCAGATGCCCTTTTGAGGTGAGTCGATACACCGAAGCGCTGGCGCACAATAGAAAAAGCCCGGAAGCAAGCTTCCGGGCTTTTTTGAGGGGTAAAGCACCGGGATCGTCACTGATCTTCTGCCAGGATAGGATTTGTCCGGTGGATGCAGTATGTTTTTATACAAAAAATGCTTTTTTGTCAAACTCAAATTGGTCACAAAAACACTTCGGCCACACAGACCAGATTGATCCGCCGCAATATGAGGTGATTGGAGTCGCCGTTAAGTCTATAGGAACACTCGTCCGAAGAGCTCCGACTTTCCAGTAAAAAAAAACCCGCAGATTCCGGTGGGATTCTGCGGGCTTTGGCTTCGGGGCGCGGAGTGAACTACATCATCATCCCACCGCCGTGCATAGGCCAATCGATTGCTCCGTCCCTATATCCCTGGTGCCCGGACTCCATGGTGTAACCCCTGTCGTAGCGGTATCCGGTAAAGTCGTTGACCCCGTCTGCGTTGGTGTCGACGAAGGCATCGTTTATGCCATCATTGTTTGCATCAACCCAACCGAAACCCATGCAATAGGGGCGGCCGGTTTGGTCATCGATCCCGTCGCCGTTGTCGTCCTGATGGCGGCTACCGAATCCGTAGCGATAGGACATCTCTGCGTAGGGGCCTCCCGCATAGTCGTTAATGCCATCCCCGTTTGCATCCACAAAGCGGTCGTTAATACCGTCGCCATTCGCATCGACCCAGCCAAATCCGTGGGCATAGGACATGGGCAAGTCAGACAGATCGCCGATGCCGTCACCGTTGGCGTCTCTGAAATAGTCATTTATCCCATCACCATCCAAGTCAACCCAGCCAGGAATCGGCATATAGGGCATCGCGATCAGGTCGTTGTAGCCATTGCCGTTTGCATCGACGAAAAGGTCATTGATGCCATCCCCATTCTCGTCCTGATATCCGAAGGAGTGACGGAAGGGCATGCCTGTAAGGTCGCAAATGCCGTCGCCGTTAGCGTCTACGAAACGGTCATTGACGCCGTCGCCGTTGGTGTCCACGAAACCAAACCCGTGCCCGTAGGCCATTTGGTTTAAGTCGTTTATACCGTCGCCGTCGGCGTCGCGGAACAGGTCGTTGATGCCATCGTCGTCTGCATCGACGAACCCTGCTTCCATCATGTAGGTATACCCAGCGTACAGCCCTCCTCGATCACAGATGCCGTCGCCATCGGCGTCGATGAAGTTGTCGTTGATGCCGTCCCCGTTTTCATCGATAAAGCCGAAGTGGTAGCCGTTAAATCCGGTGTGCTCCACGAGAGCACCGTCTCGGATGGTTAGGGTGCCGAGATTCAGACCACGTCCTTCCAGCATTCGAAAAGGGATCTCCGTGACCTGTCCGGACATGTGGTGCAGATAGAGCGAATGATCCCCGTCGGCAATGCCCCTTACCTCAAAATACCCCTGAGGACCAAGGGGTATTTCCGTGGTGCTATCGTCGAGAGTGAGAGTAGGCTGCGTTTCGGAGACCACCGCCAGGGTTGCAACCTGGCCACTGTCCGTTGTACTCAGCGTGCCGATCACGGTCGACGCCGGGGCCGGTTGCTCAGCCGGCGCTGGGTCGCTGCTGCCGGATCCTCCGCAGCCGGTGACAAGGAGAGCCATGCCGGCACTCACTAACCAGAACTGAATTCTCTTTAGAAAAACGGTTTTTGCTTGCATTGATTACTCCTGGGAAAGAAAGTTTCTCATTAGACGAAGGCGGAGCGAAGAGGTTTACCCTGAAAGGGTATTTTTCCGAAGTGTTGTAAGTGTCAGTTTTTCTATAGCAAAACGGGGTCGGACCTGTTTTCCTGATGAGCCTGAATGCTCTGAACCAAAGAAATCTGAACCCATATGTCGCTGCATTGTCTAAGCTTGACCAGTCCCTACGGACTATCTTGCTCCCGTGATGGTTCACGACTGGTGGGGAAGGCTGGCGCGGTCTTTGGCTGCGATGGAAGGGAGTGGCCACAGTAAGGGCAGAAGGCCCATTTCATGGAACATCCTGCAAATACGCAC
The sequence above is a segment of the Desulfuromonas sp. KJ2020 genome. Coding sequences within it:
- a CDS encoding toxin-antitoxin system HicB family antitoxin; the protein is MAKYGFRFLWSDEDSGFIVTCPDFPGFSAFGETTENALEEANIALDLLVESLRTAGTALPEPTKAADYSGQVRLRMPKSLHRSLVQRAEMEGVSLNTWLITLLSERNAAR
- a CDS encoding EAL domain-containing protein, which gives rise to MNPSPQTEPVHPMIDQSGTSPHRFSRPLVAAAIASSVIALAHTMGLKVVGEGIEMEEQHQFLKEKGCDMGQGYLFSRPLPAEEVVLAIHPMER
- a CDS encoding ATP-binding protein, with product MGTTNPGLSLVKTDRFLDSPPKSRNEVLSPFTRRIGVCGERGSGVDRVVNSTNSLPHCLKPLTNKPGRFFFPIVNSGHG